One window of the Ammospiza nelsoni isolate bAmmNel1 chromosome 2, bAmmNel1.pri, whole genome shotgun sequence genome contains the following:
- the SPICE1 gene encoding spindle and centriole-associated protein 1 isoform X1: MSLLRGPRPRTAGRKGPRKAAAARRDWDSTVHDLTVHRATPEDILRRREIHKSKNKALAHLELQEKALNRKWKKQRQLDVDSFEKRKLALMREILSDQYHLQDVLEQSGQAVAVAKDLLEDAPRTRTGFPNVTMAPNCDLESSQGPIVQKSHPPSQLSILNESVMDSQPLDEDEEEALPEDGHHDVFGFKSRISSDRLLRLLRKENSLVNSPLWAEKGARKTTLSQESNVPRTPTTVSPSLDQSALNATSVIKRTHSRLRNEDEEESVDSIDTVRQVLNPNSKKQKQIAAKMKRKQAEQNSARQKRGDSPANLIQTDLQRDSKSSLDVLSHMIQEVEHELEEYERCTGREVPKKERSEGLSGFTLSLVNALCRLMRYLKEAEMQLHEKEMIRQQQKEMLDEHRELIDALTAEVLQVREENMTMQKKLQQYMTVTDEKLMCLTQAFKGLPLVEPEREQSSKHLGIASRGPANSQEKPDMTYPEPRTEVGNKENMLKFPQEELPFTFHPGPGASSDMRPGRSFPAHIFQPAVLLSPPQQKSSEELFHFQNVLAALSQSTEREPCKERSLPSSLRTQSTAEENCPISQRQPVPPADKNLESSHEKTNLSCPGDTGKTSTAEEFLRNGDLLGQIAELSRQNALIKAQLSKFRGVPGDKSDCLHQPGLTQNADPGPGSSQGQSHLMVSRSLEERIAELNRQSTEARDKLLQLIDQQKSAAADMVPPMLSPVPPPSLNYTENARRTVEASVPMTVAMDSSKDDSVPHASMTSIRRTVGDSSKPLSATSESAKLTSVSQRPKVEKQKEEGWFALSMHVM, encoded by the exons ATGTCGCTGCTCCGCGGGCCGCGGCCCCGCACCGCCGGCAGGAAGGGCCCCAGAAAGGCGGCAGCAGCCCGGCGGGACTGGGAT AGTACCGTCCATGATTTGACAGTGCATCGTGCAACTCCTGAGGATATT CTCCGTCGCCGTGAAATACACAAATCAAAAAACAAAGCATTGGCACATCTGGAACTCCAAGAGAAAGCACTgaacagaaaatggaagaagCAAAGGCAACTGGATGTGGATTCCTTTGAGAAAAGGAAATTGGCTCTGATGCGTGAG ATCCTGTCTGATCAGTACCATTTGCAAGATGTATTGGAGCAATCTGgtcaggctgtggctgtggcaaaAGACTTGCTTGAGGATGCTCCTCGCACACGAACAG GTTTTCCTAATGTAACAATGGCTCCTAACTGTGACCTAGAATCATCTCAAGGACCCATTGTACAAAAAAGTCATCCTCCCAGTCAGCTTTCCATCCTTAATGAGTCTGTCATGGATTCCCAG CCTCTTGATGAAGATGAGGAGGAAGCATTACCAGAAGATGGACACCATGATGTGTTTGGTTTCAAATCCAGGATCAGTTCTGACAG GCTGCTTCGGTTgttgagaaaagaaaattccttgGTGAATTCTCCATTGTGGGCTGAAAAGGGTGCGAGAAAAACCACCTTATCACAGGAATCAAATGTGCCTCGGACTCCAACAACTGTTTCCCCTTCATTGGACCAGTCAG CCCTCAATGCTACCAGTGTAATCAAGAGAACCCATTCAAGACTTCGgaatgaagatgaagaagagtCTGTAGACTCCATTGACACTGTGAGACAAGTGCTGAACCCAAactcaaagaaacaaaagcaaattgCAGCAAAGA tgaaaagaaagcaagctgAACAGAACTCTGCAAGACAAAAGAGAGGTGATTCTCCAGCTAATTTAATCCAGACTGACCTTCAGAGGGACAGCAAATCCAGCCTAGATGTTCTCAGCCACATGATCCAGGAAGTAGAGCATGAACTGGAGGAATATGAGCGATGTACAGGTCGTGAGGTCccaaagaaagagagaagtgaGGGCCTGTCTGGGTTCACTCTGTCCCTGGTGAACGCTCTCTGTCGCTTGATGCGCTACCTCAAGGAG GCTGAAATGCAGCTGCATGAGAAAGAGATGAttaggcagcagcagaaggagatGTTGGATGAACACAGAGAACTGATTGATGCTCTGACTGCTGAGGTTCTTCAAGTAAGGGAAGAAAACATGACTATGCAG AAGAAGCTTCAGCAATACATGACAGTAACAGATGAAAAGCTGATGTGTCTCACACAAGCATTTAAAGGCCTCCCTTTGGTAGAACCTGAAAGAGAACAAAGTTCGAAACATTTGGGAATTGCAAGCAGAGGCCCAGCAAACAGCCAGG aaaaacCTGATATGACCTACCCTGAGCCCAGGACTGAAGTAGGCAATAAGGAAAATATGCTGAAATTTCCACAGGAAGAACTTCCTTTCACATTTCACCCAGGGCCAGGTGCCTCAAGTGATATGAGACCTGGTAGAAGCTTCCCAGCTCACATCttccagccagctgtgctgttgtCCCCACCACAGCAGAAAAGCAGTGAGGAATTGTTTCATTTCCAGAATG TGTTGGCAGCCCTTTCCCAGTCTACTGAAAGAGAGCCATGCAAGGAAAGGAGCTTGCCTTCCTCCCTGagaacacagagcacagctgaggAGAACTGCCCCATCTCTCAAAGGCAACCAGTTCCTCCTGCAGACAAAAACTTGGAGAGTTCCCATGAGAAAACCAATCTGTCCTGCCCAGGTGACACTGgaaaaaccagcacagctgaaGAGTTCCTTCGAAATGGTGATCTGCTGGGACAGATAGCTGAGCTCTCACGGCAGAATGCTCTAATTAAAGCTCAACTGAGCAAATtcagaggtgtccctggagaCAAAAGTGATTGTCTGCATCAGCCAGGCCTGACACAAAATGCAGATCCTGGCCCAGGCTCTTCACAAGGACAG AGTCATCTCATGGTATCAAGGAGCTTGGAGGAAAGGATAGCGGAGCTGAATCGCCAGAGTACAGAAGCACGGGATAAGCTGTTGCAGTTGATAGACCAGCAgaaatcagctgctgctgacatgGTCCCTCCAATGCTGTCTCCTGTTCCACCCCCATCCCTGAATTACACTG